The DNA window ATGAAGACCCCGCTCGGAAAAGCAGCTGCAGGGCAGCGGTCCATGACAGGCGCAGGACATGCCAGTGTGTCTGTGACCGTGATGAAGAGAAAGGCTGCACACAAGAAGCATAGGAGCAGACCCACCTCCCAGCATCGGAGGAACATCGTAGGCTGCAGAATTCGGCACGGATGGAAAGATGGAGATGAACCTCTAACACAGTGGAAGGGAACCGTTCTGGATCAGGTACCTGTAAATCCCTCTCTGTATCTTATCAAATATGATGGATTTGActgtgtttatggattggaacTTCATAGAGATGAAAGAGTGTCATCACTTGAAATCCTTCCTAATAGAGTTGCATCATCTAGAATCAGTGATACACACTTGATAGAAATTATGATTGGCAAAGCAGTGGAACATATTTTTGAGACAGAGGAAGGTTCCAAAAATGAATGGAGGGGGATGGTCTTAGCTCAGGCACCTGTCATGAACACATGGTTTTACATTACCTATGAGAAAGATCCTGTATTATATATGTACCAGCTCTTAGATGATTATAAAGATGGTGACCTACACATCCTTCCAGATTCCAATGATTCTCCTCTTGCAGAGAGGGAGCCAGGAGAAGTCATAGACAGCCTAGTAGGCAAACAGGTGGAATATGCCAAGGAGGATGGCTCCAAGAGAACTGGCATGGTCATTCATCAGG is part of the Tursiops truncatus isolate mTurTru1 unplaced genomic scaffold, mTurTru1.mat.Y mat_scaffold_109_arrow_ctg1, whole genome shotgun sequence genome and encodes:
- the LOC101332769 gene encoding spindlin-3 gives rise to the protein MKTPLGKAAAGQRSMTGAGHASVSVTVMKRKAAHKKHRSRPTSQHRRNIVGCRIRHGWKDGDEPLTQWKGTVLDQVPVNPSLYLIKYDGFDCVYGLELHRDERVSSLEILPNRVASSRISDTHLIEIMIGKAVEHIFETEEGSKNEWRGMVLAQAPVMNTWFYITYEKDPVLYMYQLLDDYKDGDLHILPDSNDSPLAEREPGEVIDSLVGKQVEYAKEDGSKRTGMVIHQVEAKPSVYFIKFDDDFHIYVYDLVKNILEVILKFAKYVRLFVKSEHTRSLDCFTVCKNHILPLFHTFAWQKIGTSTLSDIF